From one Malus sylvestris chromosome 1, drMalSylv7.2, whole genome shotgun sequence genomic stretch:
- the LOC126624805 gene encoding cyclic nucleotide-gated ion channel 1-like yields the protein MNPREEEIIEIPSSPNRNPAATSGQSSADIDYGKYRPSNSSSEFFARNDVFLLMLGLAVSVDPLFFYIPILNKDLKCIRLDKKLTPVVLSLLLFTYIFYVLDIIFQLRAIHEAVRREDQAARREDGIAKGWSRSYVLAKKIWGSCLLIDILGVAPIPLVFIRSFAKIMRGSRSIRMFLNFLLVLQYMTRVLRFDDFRKKLEKDITKTSPKKCVKGVFRFWIRSAFICFKFILASHVGTGYQVFV from the exons ATGAATCCCCGTGAGGAAGAGATCATTGAAATTCCGAG TAGTCCAAATCGGAATCCTGCAGCAACTTCTGGGCAGAGTTCTGCCGATATCGATTATGGAAAATATAGACCAAGTAATTCATCTAGCGAATTCTTTGCTAGGAATGATGTGTTTCTACTAATGTTGGGTTTAGCTGTCTCAGTGGATCCTTTATTCTTTTACATTCCTATACTCAACAAAGACCTGAAGTGTATCAGATTGGACAAAAAGTTGACACCAGTGGTTCTTAGTTTGCTATTATTCACTTATATCTTTTACGTACTTGACATTATCTTTCAACTTCGAGCTATACACGAGGCTGTGAGACGTGAGGATCAGGCTGCGAGACGTGAGGATGGTATCGCTAAGGGGTGGAGCAGGAGTTATGTATTAGCTAAAAAAATTTGGGGGTCATGCCTCTTAATTGATATTTTGGGTGTTGCTCCAATTCCACTT GTATTTATTCGCTCTTTCGCAAAAATAATGAGGGGCTCGAGGTCTATAAGGATGTTTCTGAACTTCCTTCTTGTGCTGCAATACATGACCCGGGTTCTACGCTTTGATGATTTTCGTAAGAAACTCGAGAAGGATATAACCAAAACCAGTCCTAAAAAATGTGTTAAAGGTGTTTTCAGGTTCTGGATTCGTAGTGCTTTCATATGCTTTAAGTTCATCCTTGCTAGTCAT GTTGGTACTGGCTACCAAGTCTTCGTATAA
- the LOC126624816 gene encoding protein yippee-like At4g27745: protein MANLVGPRLYSCCNCRNHVSLHDDIISKAFQGRHGRAFLFSHAMNVVVGAKEDRHLLTGLHTVADIHCGDCREVLGWKYERAYEASQKYKEGKFIFEKSKIVKEDW from the exons ATGGCGAATTTGGTAGGGCCTAGATTGTACAGCTGTTGTAATTGCAGAAACCATGTTTCCCTTCACGATGATATAATTTCCAAGGCTTTTCAG GGAAGACATGGCCGAGCTTTTCTGTTCTCCCACGCGATGAATGTTGTTGTTGGGGCAAAAGAAGACAGACATCTCTTAACTGGTCTGCATACGGTTGCTGATATCCACTGTGGTGATTGCCGTGAGGTGTTGGGATGGAAGTATGAGCGAGCTTATGAGGCATCGCAAAAGTACAAAGAAGGGAAGTTCATATTTGAGAAGTCAAAAATTGTGAAGGAGGATTGGTAG
- the LOC126624837 gene encoding protein yippee-like At4g27740, with translation MAESGGNPFFSCRSCRNPLALRDDLISKKFVGKTGPAYLFSHAMNIIVGQKEDRKLISGVFSVADIYCSNCGEVLGWKYLRAYEPTQMYKQGMFIIERAKISKQY, from the exons ATGGCGGAATCCGGCGGCAACCCCTTCTTCAGCTGCAGAAGTTGCCGTAATCCTCTTGCTCTTCGTGACGACCTTATCTCCAAGAAATTTGTG GGGAAAACTGGGCCGGCTTATTTGTTCTCTCATGCAATGAACATCATTGTGGGACAAAAGGAGGACAGGAAGCTCATATCAGGTGTTTTCTCAGTTGCTGACATCTATTGCAGCAACTGCGGTGAGGTCTTAGGTTGGAAGTACCTTCGAGCTTATGAGCCGACACAGATGTACAAGCAAGGGATGTTCATAATCGAGAGAGCAAAGATTTCTAAGCAGTACTAA
- the LOC126624790 gene encoding nuclear speckle RNA-binding protein A-like isoform X1, whose protein sequence is MADAYWRYSDGRQPPASVMNSVVGKRPRSDYDAQGGHDLPNYYPQEDDRGSVRAIRDTDSINASYDRYLRSAQISSYSGGQSARNMSGGPPGRAVDDPRMMGIGGVDPGAPVKDRVLGMGSGRPDAPLPPGATSTLFVEGLPPNCTRREVAHIFRPFVGYKEVRLVSKESRHPGGDPLILCFVDFLSPAHAATAMDALQGKLNFLFNLLKLLHHSFVAFSYTIVGGDAFPKKNSPLHKMDWQMIKRICTNSMDCCLAVLCN, encoded by the exons ATGGCGGACGCGTATTGGAGGTACAGCGATGGTCGACAACCGCCGGCCTCGGTGATGAATTCAGTCGTCGGAAAGCGTCCTCGCTCCGATTACG ATGCCCAGGGTGGTCACGACCTCCCTAACTATTATCCCCAAGAAGATGATAGAGGTTCTGTCCGAGCAATTAGAGATACCGACTCCATAAATGCGTCATATGATCGTTACCTGCGCAGTGCG CAAATTTCTTCATATAGCGGAGGGCAGTCTGCTAGAAACATGAGTGGGGGACCACCTGGTCGTGCTGTTGATGATCCACGCATGATGGGAATTGGGGGTGTTGACCCAGGGGCACCTGTTAAAGATAGGGTCTTAGGAATGGGAAGTGGACGGCCTGACGCTCCCCTTCCTCCTGGTGCTACCAGTACGCTATTTGTGGAGGGATTGCCTCCCAACTGTACTAGACGTGAAGTAGCTC ATATCTTTCGGCCTTTCGTTGGCTACAAGGAAGTGAGACTCGTGAGCAAGGAATCGAGACAT CCTGGAGGAGATCCGCTGATACTttgttttgttgattttttgagTCCGGCCCATGCAGCGACTGCTATGGATGCATTGCAAGGTAagcttaattttttatttaatttgttgAAATTATTGCACCATAGTTTTGTTGCTTTTTCTTATACCATTGTTGGAGGAGATGcatttcctaaaaaaaattcTCCACTTCACAAGATGGATTGGCAAATGATAAAAAGGATTTGCACCAATAGTATGGATTGTTGTTTGGCAGTTCTATGTAATTAA
- the LOC126624790 gene encoding RNA-binding protein 2-like isoform X2, whose amino-acid sequence MADAYWRYSDGRQPPASVMNSVVGKRPRSDYDAQGGHDLPNYYPQEDDRGSVRAIRDTDSINASYDRYLRSAQISSYSGGQSARNMSGGPPGRAVDDPRMMGIGGVDPGAPVKDRVLGMGSGRPDAPLPPGATSTLFVEGLPPNCTRREVAHIFRPFVGYKEVRLVSKESRHPGGDPLILCFVDFLSPAHAATAMDALQGYKFDEHDRDSVNLRLQFARYPGARSGGGHRGKR is encoded by the exons ATGGCGGACGCGTATTGGAGGTACAGCGATGGTCGACAACCGCCGGCCTCGGTGATGAATTCAGTCGTCGGAAAGCGTCCTCGCTCCGATTACG ATGCCCAGGGTGGTCACGACCTCCCTAACTATTATCCCCAAGAAGATGATAGAGGTTCTGTCCGAGCAATTAGAGATACCGACTCCATAAATGCGTCATATGATCGTTACCTGCGCAGTGCG CAAATTTCTTCATATAGCGGAGGGCAGTCTGCTAGAAACATGAGTGGGGGACCACCTGGTCGTGCTGTTGATGATCCACGCATGATGGGAATTGGGGGTGTTGACCCAGGGGCACCTGTTAAAGATAGGGTCTTAGGAATGGGAAGTGGACGGCCTGACGCTCCCCTTCCTCCTGGTGCTACCAGTACGCTATTTGTGGAGGGATTGCCTCCCAACTGTACTAGACGTGAAGTAGCTC ATATCTTTCGGCCTTTCGTTGGCTACAAGGAAGTGAGACTCGTGAGCAAGGAATCGAGACAT CCTGGAGGAGATCCGCTGATACTttgttttgttgattttttgagTCCGGCCCATGCAGCGACTGCTATGGATGCATTGCAAG GTTATAAATTCGATGAGCATGACCGTGACTCGGTCAATTTAAGGTTGCAATTCGCTCGCTATCCTGGTGCGAGGTCAGGTGGTGGGCACCGAGGGAAGCGTTGA
- the LOC126624781 gene encoding cyclic nucleotide-gated ion channel 1-like has protein sequence MSPVREWAERRQPREGIKESWRFGRECAEWIQRRVGIKERWRFGPTFRRLLNPNGEFCQVWSAVLILFCGFAVSVDPLFLYIPIVNIDIKCARLDRKLKVTALYLRFLTDIFFAYDIIWNVLEDRFNLWRIIKQWLPIVVLAVTPVSQVVILLFTKIIRLPGSYRMMVNSLLVLQYVVRVGRIYQLRKHITQDTPIKWFKGVGEFWIRGVFIIFDFILASHVFGALWYFLSFQRLMDCWKYACRNENGCELGGFYCEDKDTFMRNVTLLNNLCHANPPTATSFDFGIFLDAIQSGILSSTDFPQKFLHCFWWGLRNLSSFGQNLQTSSYAWEDLFAILINVIGMLFVLIYLNAIVQMHAQSTAELSKENRKLREMRNMRNPQIASWLYENGLPLDLKEGIMTCALNELKADKDINIITINDILPWKDRINIKRCLCLDTLKRVRFCIKNGNLCLNAHGHSRPSSILHNTFSLDLFFIFLIHVSSSRLRSFKI, from the exons ATGTCCCCTGTAAGAGAATGGGCAGAAAGGAGACAACCGAGAGAAGGGATTAAGGAAAGCTGGCGTTTTGGAAGAGAATGTGCAGAATGGATACAACGGAGAGTAGGGATTAAGGAAAGGTGGCGTTTTGGACCAACATTTAGAAGACTCTTAAATCCGAATGGGGAATTTTGTCAAGTTTGGAGTGCTGTGTTGATACTATTCTGTGGGTTTGCGGTATCAGTGGATCCTTTATTTTTATACATTCCTATAGTCAACATAGACATCAAGTGTGCCAGATTGGACAGAAAGTTGAAAGTTACGGCTCTTTATTTGCGATTCCTCACAGATATCTTTTTCGCATATGACATTATCTGGAATGTTCTTGAGGATCGTTTTAATCTTTGGAGGATTATTAAGCAATGGTTGCCAATTGTTGTTTTGGCTGTCACTCCTGTTTCACAA GTTGTTATTCTCTTGTTCACAAAAATAataagg CTCCCGGGTTCTTATAGAATGATGGTGAACTCTCTTCTTGTGCTGCAATACGTGGTCCGGGTTGGACGCATTTATCAATTGCGTAAGCATATAACCCAAGACACTCCTATAAAATGGTTTAAGGGTGTTGGCGAATTCTGGATTCGTGGCGTTTTCATAATCTTTGACTTCATTCTTGCTAGTCAT GTTTTCGGAGCTCTTTGGtactttctttcatttcaacGATTGATGGATTGCTGGAAGTATGCTTGTCGAAATGAAAATGGTTGTGAACTTGGAGGTTTTTATTGTGAGGACAAGGATACATTCATGAGAAATGTCACGCTTCTAAATAATCTATGCCATGCAAATCCACCAACCGCAACGTCTTTTGATTTCGGTATATTTCTTGATGCCATTCAATCTGGTATCTTGAGCTCAACAGATTTTCCACAGAAATTCTTGCACTGTTTTTGGTGGGGCTTACGAAATTTAAG TTCTTTTGGGCAAAATCTCCAGACTAGCAGCTATGCATGGGAAGACCTCTTTGCGATTCTTATTAATGTTATCGGCATGCTATTCGTTTTGATATATCTCAATGCAATTGTGCAG ATGCATGCCCAGTCGACAGCTGAATTATCAAAGGAGAACAGAAAGTTGAGGGAAATGAGGAATATGAGAAATCCTCAGATAGCATCATGGTTATATGAGAATggcctccctttggatttgaAAGAAGGGATCATGACATGTGCACTAAACGAATTGAAAGCGGATAAAGACATCAACATAATAACTATCAACGATATTCTTCCCTGGAAAGATAGGATTAATATCAAGCGCTGTCTCTGCCTAGATACGCTAAAAAGAGTAAGATTTTGTATTAAAAATGGTAACTTATGCTTGAATGCTCACGGCCATAGCAGGCCTAGTTCGATTCTGCACAATACATTTTCGTTGGACTTGTTTTTTATATTTCTCATACACGTGTCTTCCTCTAGGTTACGAAGCttcaaaatatga